TGCAGCTGACTTTGGTGGACCATGTTCAAAGGCTGCCACAGCATTTACACTTGCACTAATGGCTGAAGGTATTTATGGGCCTAACGGTGTATTCCGTATGTGCTGCGCCATTCCTCCACTCGGTATGGGTCTTGCGTCATTCATCTTAAGAAAGCATTATACAAAGGCAGATCGTTCTGTAGGTATCTCTGCATTCTTACTATCCTCGGGTGGCATCACAGAAGGCGCATGGCCATTTGCAGGTAAAGACTTCAAGCATACTTGGATTGCATGTGCAATCGGTACAGCGATCGCTGGTGCATTAGGTATGGTACATGGTGTATCTTCCGTTGTAGCGTTCGGTGGTATTGTTGCGATTACTGGTGTCATTGAAGGGCAAGTTTGGTATGTAGTAGATATGTTAATCGGTGCACTAATCATCGTGGCAATCTTAGCAGTCACAAAGAAACCATTAACAGCAGCAGAATTAGCTGAAGGCAATAATAATTAAGAAAGCATAACCGCAATTATGCGATAAGGGATGTGGTATAAGTCACATCCTTTACTGTTTTTAAGAAACCAATTTTAAGTTTGGTTGTTGGATGCTTCATTTGAATAGGAAATAAAAACACTTTAGATTTGTTGGCATCTAAAGTGTTTTGGGATATTTAAAATACGTTATAGAAGTATAAATTAGGATTCTTTGGTTTCAGAATCAATTTTATGCAGTGTATCTGCAAGTATCTCTTTTCTAAGCGAAGTTAGCCATGAAGAGAATTGTACAACATCAAATGCATAGGTTTGGTTGAGTTCATATTCGTTCTCTGACCATGTATCAATAGGTGATTCGTTATGTTGGATGACTGCTTCTAGTTTATCCAAGGCTTTGTATATTTTAGATTCTAGGGTTTCTTGTTGGTTCATCTCGTTATATAGTTCTGTCATTCGTGCTGAGATGCTCTCGGGAAGCGTATTTACCCATTGTGACAATAATGAATCTTCAATATTACGATTCTGATCTGTCTTGATGAATGTTGGAATGTCACCGGTAAAACATTCACCTAAATCATGAATTAAACACATACTGATTACTTTATCAATATCTGCAGTAGGGAACTC
This genomic window from Solobacterium moorei contains:
- a CDS encoding HD domain-containing protein; protein product: MNPREYLEILHVAERLKDTPRHCTTSKRRIESVAEHSWRISLMAFLLKSEFPTADIDKVISMCLIHDLGECFTGDIPTFIKTDQNRNIEDSLLSQWVNTLPESISARMTELYNEMNQQETLESKIYKALDKLEAVIQHNESPIDTWSENEYELNQTYAFDVVQFSSWLTSLRKEILADTLHKIDSETKES